A genomic segment from Saccharicrinis carchari encodes:
- the glmM gene encoding phosphoglucosamine mutase has translation MTLIKSISGIRGTIGGKPGEGLSPLDLVKFTAAYATWAKENVKKDKVTIVVGRDARLSGPMVDKIVEGTLMGCGVDVINLGLSTTPTTELAVAMEKADGGIILTASHNPKQWNALKLLNNKGEFLNAAEGEKILKLAEKDAFSFAEVDDLGTTQMDDTYLQKHIDHVCQLELVDVEAIRSANFTVALDCVNSTGGIFLPPLLKALGVQNVIELYCEPNGHFPHNPEPLPENLTEISTLIKDKKADVGFVVDPDVDRLAIVNEDGTMFGEEYTLVAVADYVLSRQKGNTVSNLSSTRALRAVTEKHGGTYAAAAVGEVNVVSKMKETNALIGGEGNGGVIYPASHYGRDALVGIGLFLTHLAKWGKKCSELRASYPNYFISKNKIELTPDLDVDNILARMKEKYAHEQVNDIDGVKIDFPDKWVHLRKSNTEPIIRIYSEAHTFNEAEALAQKIIDNIKEIAGL, from the coding sequence ATGACCTTAATTAAATCTATATCAGGAATTAGAGGCACAATAGGGGGTAAGCCGGGCGAAGGTTTAAGCCCTTTAGATTTGGTAAAATTTACTGCCGCCTATGCTACATGGGCAAAAGAAAACGTTAAAAAGGACAAGGTTACCATAGTAGTTGGCCGCGATGCCAGGTTATCCGGTCCTATGGTGGATAAAATTGTTGAAGGTACACTAATGGGCTGCGGTGTTGATGTAATCAACCTGGGGCTATCCACTACACCAACTACCGAGCTGGCAGTTGCCATGGAAAAAGCCGATGGTGGTATTATACTTACCGCCAGCCATAATCCCAAGCAGTGGAACGCTTTAAAACTGCTCAATAACAAAGGGGAGTTTTTAAATGCCGCAGAAGGAGAAAAAATATTGAAACTGGCCGAAAAAGACGCTTTTTCCTTTGCTGAGGTAGATGACCTGGGAACAACCCAAATGGATGATACTTACCTGCAAAAACATATTGACCACGTATGCCAACTCGAACTGGTAGACGTAGAGGCCATCCGTTCGGCTAATTTTACGGTAGCCCTGGATTGCGTTAATTCCACCGGAGGCATTTTTTTGCCACCGCTGCTAAAAGCATTGGGCGTACAAAACGTGATTGAACTGTATTGCGAACCCAATGGGCATTTCCCGCACAACCCCGAGCCACTTCCGGAAAACCTTACCGAGATATCGACGCTGATAAAAGATAAAAAAGCCGACGTAGGTTTTGTAGTAGACCCCGATGTGGATCGGTTGGCTATTGTAAACGAAGACGGAACCATGTTTGGTGAGGAGTATACTTTGGTGGCTGTGGCCGATTATGTGTTGAGCCGGCAAAAAGGAAATACGGTAAGCAACCTGTCATCTACTCGTGCTTTACGCGCTGTAACAGAAAAGCATGGGGGCACATATGCAGCAGCAGCTGTTGGCGAGGTTAATGTGGTAAGCAAAATGAAGGAAACCAATGCCCTCATAGGTGGCGAAGGTAACGGTGGTGTTATTTACCCTGCTTCGCATTATGGCCGCGATGCGCTGGTGGGTATAGGCTTGTTTCTGACACATTTGGCCAAGTGGGGTAAAAAATGCTCCGAGCTTAGGGCAAGCTACCCAAACTATTTTATCTCGAAAAATAAAATTGAGCTGACACCTGATTTAGATGTCGACAATATTTTGGCTCGCATGAAAGAGAAGTATGCACATGAGCAGGTAAACGATATCGATGGCGTAAAAATAGATTTCCCCGATAAGTGGGTGCACCTACGAAAATCAAATACCGAACCAATTATTCGTATATATTCTGAGGCCCACACCTTTAATGAAGCGGAAGCGTTGGCTCAAAAAATTATTGACAACATAAAAGAGATCGCCGGTTTATAA
- a CDS encoding glycoside hydrolase family 53 protein codes for MHKTYGVLLSFLIFVSCGKKYEPTDTKTVKSELISAVDISSFPQMAESNVVFYTSAGVEDGFLNILKQNGVNTIRLRLWVKPESKYAGFASVKQFSQMLKANGFRIWLSVHYSDTWADPGHQKTPESWANKSYQTLKDSVENYTRRVVEDIKPDYIQIGNELNTGFLHPHGNISSQAIQFIALMSAAIKTVRQRASDTKIIIHYAGIMHSDWFFNQVSALDYDIIGLSYYPIWHGKNLDMLSRTLNSLSHKYQKDVLIAETAYPFTLEWNDWTNNIVGTDEALILPQYRATPQGQRAFVKRIKTITTKEVKRGLGFCYWGGELIAWRGSKANDGSVWENQALFNFNNRALPVLEEFCFE; via the coding sequence ATGCATAAAACTTACGGAGTGCTACTCTCTTTTCTCATTTTCGTTTCGTGCGGTAAAAAATATGAGCCGACAGATACGAAGACGGTAAAATCGGAGTTAATCTCTGCGGTTGATATTTCATCCTTTCCGCAGATGGCGGAATCAAACGTTGTTTTTTATACTTCAGCGGGAGTGGAGGATGGATTTTTGAATATTCTAAAACAAAACGGCGTTAACACCATTCGGCTAAGGCTTTGGGTAAAGCCTGAAAGTAAATACGCAGGATTTGCCAGTGTAAAGCAATTTTCGCAAATGTTAAAAGCCAATGGATTTAGAATATGGCTATCTGTTCATTACTCCGATACCTGGGCCGACCCCGGACATCAAAAAACCCCGGAGAGTTGGGCAAATAAAAGCTATCAGACCTTGAAAGACAGTGTTGAAAATTACACCCGCAGAGTTGTTGAAGATATAAAACCGGATTACATTCAAATAGGCAATGAATTAAACACAGGTTTCTTGCATCCGCATGGTAACATATCTAGCCAAGCTATTCAGTTTATCGCATTAATGTCCGCTGCTATAAAAACTGTTCGCCAAAGAGCGAGCGACACAAAAATAATTATTCATTATGCCGGGATAATGCACTCAGATTGGTTTTTTAACCAGGTTAGCGCTTTGGATTACGATATCATTGGTTTGTCTTATTATCCTATTTGGCACGGTAAGAACCTGGATATGCTGAGTCGTACTTTAAATAGTTTAAGCCACAAATACCAAAAAGATGTACTTATTGCCGAAACAGCTTATCCTTTTACCCTTGAGTGGAACGATTGGACAAATAACATTGTGGGTACAGATGAGGCATTGATACTGCCGCAATACCGGGCAACACCCCAAGGACAAAGAGCCTTTGTCAAAAGAATAAAAACAATAACAACAAAAGAAGTGAAGCGTGGATTGGGTTTTTGCTATTGGGGAGGCGAATTGATTGCCTGGCGGGGAAGCAAAGCAAATGATGGTTCGGTATGGGAAAACCAAGCTTTGTTCAATTTTAATAATAGAGCCCTTCCGGTATTGGAGGAGTTTTGCTTTGAATAG
- a CDS encoding glycoside hydrolase family 27 protein, protein MSRLLIITAFGLLLMCTTEAQIKRKNNTRSNIKMESIQEPEVQIKPKAPLMGWASWNNYRVNITEEIIKSQADAMISTGLADVGYSHINIDDGFFGGRDEHGNLLVHRERFPGGMKALAEYIHAKGLKAGIYSDAGINTCASYWDKDTIGVGMGLYGHDWQDLNLFLNEWGYDFIKVDWCGGEWLGLDEQVRYTEIGNIIKAIKPNAGYNICRWEFPGKWVTQVADSWRISGDIDNTFQSILHIIDLNADLWMYCSRGRYNDMDMLQVGRGMSYEEDKAHFSMWAIMHSPLLLGNDLTNMSDETIGIITNEEIIALNQSEFVYQARRLVDHGDLEVWAKPLVSTMSGQVAVALLNRSDKSDKITFNLESIGLDASKGYTMKDLWSKKIYLPATAETISMQVPGHGVVVLRFKGEAIPFNVFQYKDKE, encoded by the coding sequence ATGAGTAGATTACTTATTATTACTGCCTTTGGCTTATTGTTGATGTGCACAACAGAGGCACAAATAAAAAGAAAAAATAACACCCGATCCAATATAAAAATGGAATCGATACAGGAGCCTGAGGTACAGATAAAGCCCAAGGCCCCTCTTATGGGCTGGGCCAGTTGGAATAATTACAGGGTAAACATTACTGAAGAGATCATTAAATCACAAGCCGATGCGATGATATCTACCGGATTGGCCGATGTGGGTTATTCGCACATCAATATTGATGATGGCTTTTTTGGTGGTAGAGATGAGCACGGTAATTTGTTGGTGCATCGGGAGCGTTTTCCGGGCGGAATGAAAGCCCTGGCAGAGTACATCCATGCCAAAGGCTTAAAAGCGGGTATCTATTCCGATGCCGGCATAAATACCTGCGCTTCGTATTGGGATAAAGATACCATAGGTGTGGGCATGGGGCTATATGGTCACGACTGGCAAGATTTGAACTTGTTTTTAAATGAGTGGGGCTATGATTTTATTAAGGTAGACTGGTGCGGTGGCGAATGGCTGGGGCTGGATGAGCAGGTTAGATATACCGAAATAGGTAATATCATCAAAGCCATTAAACCCAATGCCGGGTACAATATTTGCCGATGGGAGTTCCCCGGTAAATGGGTTACCCAGGTGGCTGATTCGTGGCGTATTTCTGGCGATATCGACAATACGTTCCAATCGATATTGCATATCATCGATTTAAATGCCGACTTGTGGATGTATTGCTCCAGGGGGCGTTACAACGACATGGACATGCTGCAAGTAGGTCGTGGTATGAGTTATGAGGAGGATAAAGCACATTTTTCGATGTGGGCCATCATGCACTCCCCGCTACTGTTGGGTAACGATTTAACCAACATGAGCGACGAAACCATTGGGATTATCACCAATGAAGAAATTATTGCCCTTAACCAAAGTGAGTTTGTATACCAGGCCAGGCGTTTAGTAGATCATGGCGACCTGGAAGTGTGGGCGAAGCCTTTGGTTTCAACCATGAGTGGCCAAGTGGCTGTGGCGCTTTTAAACAGGTCAGATAAGAGCGATAAAATTACTTTTAACCTGGAATCGATAGGTTTAGATGCATCAAAAGGGTATACCATGAAAGATCTGTGGTCGAAAAAAATATACCTGCCGGCCACCGCGGAAACAATAAGCATGCAAGTACCCGGACATGGGGTTGTGGTGCTGCGCTTTAAAGGGGAAGCCATACCGTTTAATGTGTTTCAGTATAAAGATAAAGAATAA
- a CDS encoding pseudouridine synthase, whose amino-acid sequence MRERRYKERDNKAKESKRTEGQAEASPSKAGPAKSNPKPALHTIRLNKFIANAGVCSRRDADKLIAEGLISVNGEVVTTVGTTVKTSDKVVYEGKELKAEKLVYVLLNKPKNFVTTLSDPHARHTVMDLVKHACAERIYPVGRLDKMTTGILLLTNDGDLAKRLTHPSHEHRKIYHAFLDKEITKEHLHSIATGLELEDGFIKADKISLVKGNAKEVGIEIHSGKNRIVRRIFQHLGYEVVMLDRVYFSGLTKKDVPRGKWRFLTPHEVTFLKAGIMK is encoded by the coding sequence ATGAGAGAACGAAGATATAAGGAGAGAGATAATAAAGCTAAGGAGTCCAAACGTACTGAAGGACAAGCGGAGGCATCTCCTAGCAAGGCTGGGCCGGCTAAATCCAACCCCAAGCCTGCGCTGCACACCATTCGCTTAAACAAATTTATAGCCAATGCCGGCGTTTGTAGTAGGCGCGATGCCGATAAGTTAATTGCCGAGGGTTTGATAAGTGTTAACGGAGAGGTGGTAACCACCGTAGGCACAACGGTTAAAACGAGCGATAAGGTGGTCTATGAGGGCAAGGAGCTGAAGGCCGAAAAGTTGGTTTATGTACTTTTAAACAAACCTAAAAATTTTGTCACCACCCTTAGCGATCCCCATGCCAGGCATACCGTTATGGATTTAGTAAAGCATGCCTGTGCCGAAAGGATATATCCGGTGGGACGATTGGACAAAATGACCACCGGTATATTGTTGTTGACTAATGATGGTGATTTAGCCAAACGGCTAACGCATCCCAGCCACGAACATCGGAAGATATACCACGCTTTTTTAGATAAAGAAATTACAAAGGAACATCTGCATAGTATTGCCACAGGATTAGAACTGGAAGACGGTTTTATAAAAGCGGATAAAATAAGCCTGGTGAAGGGTAATGCAAAGGAAGTGGGCATAGAGATACACTCGGGTAAAAACCGGATAGTACGACGCATTTTTCAGCACCTGGGCTACGAAGTAGTTATGCTGGATAGGGTATATTTTTCGGGGCTAACCAAAAAAGATGTGCCTCGTGGTAAATGGCGTTTCCTTACGCCACACGAAGTAACATTTTTAAAAGCAGGTATTATGAAGTAA
- a CDS encoding redox-sensing transcriptional repressor Rex, whose protein sequence is MTSGNKKKESLVPEPSLRRMPCYLAYLKLAKKNGKNYVSSTHIARDMGVDSTQVTKDLSYTSIVGKTRVGYEVNALIEVLQDFLGFRTLDKAFLFGAGGLGNALLHDHKLDQYGLSIVAGFDVDPKLIGTEIQGVPIYHVSEFNKIKSDDVSVGILTVPAEFAQEVAQTMADGGIKGIWNFTPIRISLSDDVVIQDTSMYAHLAVMFNRMKHLDGK, encoded by the coding sequence ATGACAAGCGGAAATAAGAAAAAAGAAAGCCTTGTACCCGAGCCATCGTTACGCCGCATGCCATGTTATTTGGCTTACTTAAAGCTGGCAAAAAAAAATGGTAAGAATTATGTTTCTTCTACACATATTGCGCGCGATATGGGTGTAGATTCTACACAGGTAACCAAGGATTTGTCATATACAAGTATTGTGGGTAAAACCAGAGTGGGTTACGAGGTAAATGCTTTAATAGAAGTGCTGCAGGATTTTTTGGGATTCCGTACATTGGATAAAGCATTTTTGTTTGGGGCAGGAGGCTTGGGTAATGCCTTGCTACACGATCATAAACTGGATCAGTACGGCCTAAGTATTGTAGCCGGATTTGATGTGGATCCAAAATTAATAGGAACAGAAATACAAGGCGTTCCGATTTACCACGTGAGTGAATTTAACAAAATAAAAAGCGACGATGTGTCTGTGGGTATTTTAACGGTGCCGGCTGAATTTGCACAGGAGGTGGCCCAAACCATGGCCGACGGTGGTATAAAGGGTATTTGGAACTTTACCCCAATTCGGATAAGTTTAAGCGATGACGTAGTAATTCAGGATACATCCATGTACGCTCACCTGGCTGTCATGTTTAACCGCATGAAACATCTCGATGGTAAATAA
- a CDS encoding tryptophanase, whose amino-acid sequence MTKQTSGTIKFYSGEQLPVELHKVRIVQKLFLKPIDERYAAIEKGGYNTFLLNTKDIFLDMLTDSGTNAMSDNQVASMLQADDAYAGSQSFYRMEAAAREVFGKQYVLPVHQGRAAENIISQVFIKKGQVIPMNYHFTTTKEHMELNGGKVLEIYTDEALKIKSDEPFKGNIDIDKLKAVFAEHGSDGVAFVRMEASTNLIGGQPFSMQNLRDVRAVCDENKSMLVLDASLIGENAYMIKQREEEYRNADVKDILNEMCSYAELVYFSSRKVSSTRGGAIVVNDEELYLKMRDLLVLFEGFLTYGGMSVREIEAMAVGLLETCDDTVISQSPSFVKYTVDSLDAAGIPVVTPAGALGCHIDAKGFLPHIPQRDYPAGALASALYIISGCRGMERGTISSVRNENGDDILADVELLRLAFPRRVFTLSQTMFVIDRVKWLYENRELVGGLEWVDEPPLLRFFLGKLKPKGDWPQKLIAKFKADFGDSL is encoded by the coding sequence ATGACAAAACAGACAAGTGGGACGATTAAATTTTATAGTGGTGAGCAATTACCGGTGGAGTTGCATAAAGTACGGATAGTACAAAAACTATTCTTGAAACCTATAGATGAGCGATACGCGGCGATTGAAAAAGGAGGCTACAATACTTTTTTGTTAAATACAAAAGATATATTTCTGGACATGCTTACCGACTCAGGGACCAATGCCATGAGTGATAATCAGGTTGCTTCCATGTTGCAGGCAGACGATGCTTATGCAGGGTCGCAGAGTTTTTATAGAATGGAAGCGGCAGCCCGGGAAGTTTTTGGTAAGCAGTATGTATTGCCTGTGCACCAGGGGCGAGCTGCTGAAAATATTATTTCGCAGGTGTTCATTAAAAAGGGCCAGGTAATTCCGATGAATTACCACTTTACAACCACCAAAGAACATATGGAACTAAATGGGGGTAAAGTGTTGGAAATTTATACCGATGAAGCACTGAAAATTAAAAGTGATGAACCCTTTAAGGGAAATATTGATATTGATAAGCTGAAAGCAGTTTTTGCAGAACATGGAAGCGATGGGGTTGCCTTTGTGCGTATGGAGGCTTCTACAAACCTAATTGGAGGTCAGCCGTTTTCGATGCAAAATTTACGGGATGTGCGTGCTGTTTGTGATGAAAACAAGTCGATGTTGGTGCTGGATGCCAGTTTGATAGGTGAAAATGCGTACATGATAAAGCAACGCGAAGAGGAGTATAGGAATGCCGATGTAAAGGATATTTTAAACGAAATGTGCAGCTATGCCGAGCTGGTTTATTTCTCGAGCCGTAAAGTGAGCTCTACCCGTGGGGGAGCCATTGTGGTAAACGATGAGGAACTGTATTTGAAAATGCGCGACTTGCTGGTACTCTTTGAGGGTTTCCTGACTTATGGGGGCATGTCGGTTCGCGAAATTGAAGCTATGGCCGTGGGCTTATTGGAAACGTGCGACGATACCGTTATAAGCCAATCTCCTTCGTTTGTTAAATACACCGTGGACAGCTTGGATGCTGCCGGAATACCGGTTGTAACACCTGCCGGCGCATTGGGATGCCATATTGATGCAAAAGGTTTTCTACCCCATATCCCGCAACGGGACTATCCGGCCGGGGCATTGGCTTCGGCACTATATATTATTTCGGGTTGCAGAGGCATGGAACGAGGAACCATTTCGAGTGTCCGCAATGAAAACGGGGATGATATATTAGCGGATGTAGAGTTGTTGCGATTGGCATTTCCTCGCCGGGTATTTACACTTTCACAGACCATGTTTGTGATTGACAGGGTAAAGTGGCTCTACGAAAACAGAGAATTAGTAGGAGGCCTGGAGTGGGTAGATGAACCACCGCTTTTGCGCTTCTTTTTGGGTAAATTAAAACCAAAAGGCGATTGGCCCCAAAAACTCATTGCCAAATTTAAAGCCGACTTTGGCGATTCGCTCTAA
- a CDS encoding DUF4139 domain-containing protein, with the protein MKTTFFLIAALIFNSLSAQNITEKEVKTEVDEVTVFIEGAQIVRKKTVELGKGNSIVKFINLSPFINAKSIQVKAQGDLTVLSVNHQQNFLDKAIKSKELMALEKELEAVDEKINLESTHLSILHEELTFLQENRVVGGKNEQVSIVNLQQTANFYGNKLTELKMKEIERNKSLKKLMQKRSDLQSQINTLSGKKEFPSGEVLMKVDAKKSGGFSLELRYIVENAGWFPSYDIRAKNIDKPVQLIYKANVKQDTKVDWKNVKLKFSSADPNVSGVAPQLKTYFINYNSRPPSYKQTANSVSGKVMDSNGEPLPGATVVVTGTTIGTVTDMQGNYSLTIPNNAGQLTYSFIGFNNQTLPIAGERMNVALQENQRDLEEVVVTGYGGKRNVLRALKGKVAGVVVDDEMDMSEIKVRGTSSLAIPMAQVENQTTVDFEIEMPYTVHSDNKNYSVDMAFYDVRAFYQYYAVPKVDKDAFLIANIVGWEKYNLLEGEANVFFEDTYVGKTLMDVRYASDTLEVSLGRDKRVAVNREKVKDFTTKQFIGSKKEETRAWKTTVKNNKNKEINMIVLDQVPVSTIEAIEVDIQNISGAKHNAETGEIKWELKIKPTGQKELDLKYSVKYPKNRNVYVE; encoded by the coding sequence ATGAAAACAACATTTTTTTTAATTGCAGCACTTATTTTCAATAGCTTAAGTGCGCAAAATATTACTGAAAAAGAAGTAAAAACAGAGGTCGACGAAGTTACCGTGTTTATTGAAGGGGCACAGATAGTACGGAAAAAAACCGTAGAGTTGGGAAAAGGAAACAGCATCGTTAAGTTTATAAATTTATCTCCTTTTATCAATGCCAAAAGTATTCAGGTTAAAGCCCAGGGGGATTTGACAGTTCTATCGGTGAACCATCAGCAAAATTTTTTGGATAAAGCGATTAAATCAAAGGAGTTAATGGCTTTAGAGAAAGAGTTGGAAGCAGTTGACGAAAAAATTAACCTGGAATCTACGCACTTGAGCATTTTGCATGAAGAGCTTACTTTTTTACAGGAAAACAGGGTTGTAGGAGGAAAAAACGAACAGGTGAGTATTGTCAATCTTCAGCAAACGGCTAATTTTTACGGCAATAAATTAACCGAGCTAAAGATGAAAGAAATTGAGCGTAACAAATCACTTAAAAAGCTAATGCAAAAAAGAAGTGATTTGCAAAGTCAAATAAATACGCTGTCCGGTAAAAAGGAATTTCCCAGTGGTGAGGTATTGATGAAAGTGGATGCCAAAAAAAGTGGCGGTTTTTCATTGGAGCTGCGCTATATAGTTGAAAATGCAGGCTGGTTTCCATCCTACGATATTCGGGCAAAAAATATTGACAAACCCGTGCAGTTGATATACAAAGCTAACGTAAAACAGGATACAAAAGTAGATTGGAAAAATGTAAAACTCAAATTTTCCTCTGCCGACCCAAATGTTTCCGGCGTTGCACCGCAACTCAAAACTTATTTTATCAATTACAATTCCCGGCCGCCATCCTATAAGCAAACAGCCAATAGTGTTAGTGGTAAAGTGATGGATAGCAATGGCGAGCCCTTGCCGGGCGCTACTGTTGTGGTTACGGGCACCACCATTGGTACGGTGACCGATATGCAGGGAAATTACTCTCTTACCATACCCAACAATGCCGGACAATTAACCTATTCCTTTATCGGGTTTAACAATCAAACACTCCCTATAGCTGGTGAGAGGATGAATGTGGCGCTTCAAGAAAACCAAAGGGACCTGGAAGAGGTGGTAGTGACGGGTTATGGAGGTAAGAGAAATGTATTACGTGCATTGAAAGGCAAAGTGGCTGGTGTAGTTGTGGATGATGAGATGGATATGTCCGAAATAAAAGTCCGAGGAACAAGCAGTCTGGCTATTCCAATGGCTCAGGTTGAAAATCAAACTACGGTAGATTTTGAAATTGAAATGCCTTATACTGTTCATTCCGACAATAAAAATTATAGCGTGGATATGGCTTTTTACGATGTGCGGGCATTTTATCAATATTATGCGGTTCCTAAGGTGGATAAGGATGCTTTTCTGATTGCAAATATTGTTGGATGGGAAAAATACAATTTGCTGGAAGGCGAAGCCAATGTGTTTTTTGAAGATACCTACGTAGGGAAAACCCTGATGGATGTTAGATATGCTTCCGATACGCTGGAGGTGTCGCTGGGCAGGGATAAGAGAGTAGCGGTGAACAGGGAAAAGGTAAAGGATTTTACCACCAAGCAATTTATAGGTAGCAAAAAAGAAGAAACACGCGCATGGAAAACCACCGTAAAAAACAATAAAAACAAGGAGATTAACATGATTGTACTTGATCAGGTTCCCGTTTCGACCATAGAAGCCATAGAGGTGGATATTCAGAATATTTCCGGGGCAAAGCACAATGCCGAAACAGGCGAAATAAAGTGGGAGTTAAAAATAAAACCCACCGGCCAAAAGGAGCTTGACCTGAAATACTCCGTGAAATACCCTAAAAACAGAAATGTTTATGTGGAGTGA
- a CDS encoding sigma-54-dependent transcriptional regulator, with product MEKQKRCVLAINCNEDTLFAIKILLKGQVDLFESENNLTKIESIVSDNKFDVVLMDMSFCQDAIPGAEGFQHLRKILQLDPAVSVLFITTYSDIKKSMWAIQAGATDFILKPWQNEKVLASVLSAVQLCQSRRVLRQLKEKQRELYRMMDKPYNELIGVSKSMRKVYDTFDEILQKNANVLLIGEKGTGRETVARVLHKKSAQKNEAFINFNLCNPDRDQTEGYILGYVKGAFAHAKTDRPGCLEMAHKGTLFIDDPTKLPQSMQSTLSTVIKNGELTRMGSKRPIPIDLTLMFALEKLPKQQGHETHYSLSLLNNSNTVKIELPPLRQRIEDIPLLADHFMNIFSRKYEKVAKLSKGAMSKLLRYRWPGNVQELKLVLERAVILSEKQILNEENIQLSLPDNSTSNFEIETYNLEDAEKSIIQTVLLINQGNISKAAIQLGLTRTSLYRRIEKYGL from the coding sequence ATGGAAAAGCAAAAAAGATGTGTGCTGGCCATTAATTGCAACGAAGATACTTTATTTGCCATAAAAATACTTTTAAAAGGACAGGTGGACTTGTTTGAATCAGAAAACAATCTAACTAAAATTGAAAGCATCGTATCGGATAATAAATTCGATGTCGTTTTAATGGATATGTCGTTTTGCCAGGATGCCATACCCGGCGCTGAGGGCTTTCAGCACCTGAGAAAAATACTGCAATTGGATCCTGCTGTTTCCGTACTGTTTATTACAACTTATTCCGATATTAAAAAGTCGATGTGGGCTATACAAGCGGGTGCAACCGATTTTATACTCAAGCCCTGGCAAAACGAAAAAGTATTGGCCAGTGTTTTATCTGCCGTTCAACTATGTCAATCGCGGAGGGTACTGCGCCAGCTAAAGGAAAAACAGCGGGAGTTGTATCGCATGATGGACAAGCCATACAATGAGCTTATAGGCGTATCTAAAAGTATGCGCAAGGTTTATGATACCTTTGATGAAATACTTCAAAAAAACGCCAACGTGTTACTAATAGGTGAAAAAGGAACAGGAAGGGAAACGGTGGCCAGAGTTTTACACAAAAAATCGGCACAAAAAAATGAGGCCTTTATCAACTTTAACTTGTGCAATCCGGATCGCGACCAAACGGAAGGTTATATCCTGGGCTATGTAAAAGGTGCTTTCGCCCATGCCAAAACTGACCGACCCGGATGCTTGGAAATGGCGCATAAAGGAACCCTTTTTATAGATGACCCCACAAAACTGCCCCAGTCCATGCAAAGCACCCTCTCAACTGTAATTAAAAATGGCGAGCTTACCCGCATGGGCAGTAAAAGGCCTATACCCATAGACCTTACATTAATGTTTGCGTTGGAAAAGTTACCTAAACAACAGGGCCATGAAACCCACTATAGCCTAAGCCTGCTTAACAATTCAAATACCGTTAAAATAGAGTTACCCCCCTTACGGCAAAGGATAGAGGACATCCCATTGCTGGCCGATCATTTTATGAATATTTTTTCGCGAAAATATGAAAAAGTAGCTAAACTAAGCAAAGGAGCCATGAGCAAGCTACTGCGGTACCGATGGCCCGGCAATGTGCAGGAGTTAAAACTGGTATTGGAAAGAGCTGTTATTTTAAGCGAAAAACAAATATTAAACGAGGAGAACATTCAGTTATCTCTTCCGGATAACTCAACAAGTAACTTTGAAATTGAAACCTATAACCTTGAAGATGCAGAAAAGTCTATTATACAAACGGTGTTGCTCATAAACCAGGGCAACATTTCAAAAGCCGCAATTCAATTGGGACTTACCCGCACCTCGCTCTATCGCAGAATTGAAAAATATGGTTTGTAA